The Streptomyces sp. NBC_01689 genome includes a window with the following:
- the gatB gene encoding Asp-tRNA(Asn)/Glu-tRNA(Gln) amidotransferase subunit GatB, whose amino-acid sequence MTTTTDELVSYEDALATYDPVMGLEVHVELGTKTKMFCGCSTELGAEPNSQTCPTCLGMPGSLPVVNAIGVESAIKIGLALHCEIAEWCRFARKNYFYPDMPKNFQTSQYDEPIAFNGYLDVQLEDGEVFRVEIERAHMEEDTGKSTHVGGATGRIHGASHSLLDYNRAGIPLIEIVTKPIEGAGARAPEVAKAYVAELRELIKALGVSEARMEMGQMRCDVNLSLRPHGREKFGTRSETKNVNSLRSVERAARFEIQRHAAVLDGGGTIVQETRHFHEDTGSTTSGRVKEEAEDYRYFPEPDLVPVAPSREWVEELRAGLPEQPLARRNRLREEWGVSAHDMQSILNAGAIDAIVATIEAGADAASARKWWMGELARSANESGKALEDLPITPAQVARVAGLVAAGDLNDKLARQVIEGVLAGEGTPDEVVDKRGLKVVSDEGALTAAVDEAIAGNPGVADKIRGGKVAAAGALVGAVMKATRGQADAARVKELILEKLGVSEG is encoded by the coding sequence GTGACCACCACGACCGACGAGCTGGTGTCGTACGAGGACGCCCTGGCGACGTACGACCCCGTCATGGGCCTCGAGGTCCATGTCGAACTCGGCACCAAGACCAAGATGTTCTGCGGGTGCTCCACCGAGCTGGGCGCCGAGCCCAACTCGCAGACCTGCCCCACCTGCCTCGGCATGCCGGGCTCGCTGCCCGTCGTCAACGCGATCGGCGTCGAGTCCGCCATCAAGATCGGTCTCGCGCTGCACTGCGAGATCGCCGAGTGGTGCCGCTTCGCCCGGAAGAACTACTTCTATCCGGACATGCCGAAGAACTTCCAGACCTCCCAGTACGACGAGCCGATCGCCTTCAACGGCTACCTCGACGTCCAGCTGGAGGACGGCGAGGTCTTCCGCGTGGAGATCGAACGCGCCCACATGGAGGAGGACACCGGCAAGTCGACGCACGTCGGCGGAGCGACCGGCCGTATCCACGGCGCCTCGCACTCCCTGCTCGACTACAACCGCGCCGGCATCCCCCTCATCGAGATCGTCACCAAGCCGATCGAGGGCGCGGGCGCGCGTGCTCCCGAGGTCGCCAAGGCGTACGTCGCCGAGCTGCGCGAGCTGATCAAGGCGCTCGGCGTCTCGGAAGCCCGCATGGAGATGGGGCAGATGCGCTGCGACGTGAACCTGTCGCTGCGCCCGCACGGCCGCGAGAAGTTCGGCACGCGCTCCGAGACGAAGAACGTCAACTCGCTGCGCTCGGTGGAGCGCGCGGCCCGTTTCGAGATCCAGCGGCACGCCGCGGTCCTCGACGGCGGCGGCACGATCGTCCAGGAGACGCGTCACTTCCACGAGGACACCGGGTCCACGACCTCGGGCCGCGTGAAGGAGGAGGCCGAGGACTACCGGTACTTCCCGGAGCCCGACCTCGTCCCCGTCGCCCCGTCCCGCGAGTGGGTCGAGGAGCTGCGCGCGGGCCTGCCCGAGCAGCCGCTGGCCCGCCGCAACCGGCTGCGCGAGGAGTGGGGCGTCAGCGCCCACGACATGCAGTCGATCCTCAACGCCGGTGCCATCGACGCGATCGTCGCCACCATCGAGGCCGGCGCGGACGCCGCGTCCGCCCGCAAGTGGTGGATGGGCGAACTGGCCCGCAGCGCCAACGAGTCGGGCAAGGCCCTGGAGGACCTTCCCATCACCCCGGCGCAGGTCGCCCGGGTGGCGGGGCTCGTGGCCGCCGGGGACCTCAACGACAAGCTCGCCCGTCAGGTCATCGAGGGCGTGCTCGCGGGCGAGGGCACCCCGGACGAGGTCGTCGACAAGCGCGGGCTCAAGGTCGTCTCGGACGAGGGCGCGCTGACCGCCGCGGTCGACGAGGCCATCGCGGGCAACCCGGGCGTCGCGGACAAGATCCGCGGCGGCAAGGTGGCCGCGGCCGGCGCCCTGGTCGGCGCGGTCATGAAGGCCACCCGCGGTCAGGCCGACGCGGCCCGCGTCAAGGAGCTCATCCTGGAGAAGCTGGGCGTCAGCGAGGGCTGA
- a CDS encoding GNAT family N-acetyltransferase, translated as MYAISLGDDGAELRPLEPWHAEEFLAHLDRGREFIGQYIPFGSGATDVASARELLQRYADQRAADTGSLHGLWLEGRLVGGVLFLNFDAARGNCEVGCWLEPAGTGRGLVTRAMRLLIDWAVEERGIHRVEWIAASANEPSVNGARRLGMTRDAVLRESFPHRGVRLDMEVWSVLAPDWRAARAGTGG; from the coding sequence ATGTACGCGATATCGCTGGGCGACGACGGCGCGGAGCTGCGCCCCCTGGAGCCCTGGCACGCGGAGGAGTTCCTCGCCCATCTGGACCGGGGACGCGAGTTCATCGGCCAGTACATCCCGTTCGGCTCGGGCGCCACGGACGTGGCCTCCGCGCGGGAACTGCTCCAGCGCTACGCCGACCAGCGTGCCGCCGACACCGGGTCCCTGCACGGCCTGTGGCTGGAGGGACGGCTGGTGGGCGGAGTGCTCTTCCTCAACTTCGACGCGGCACGCGGCAACTGCGAGGTCGGCTGCTGGCTGGAACCCGCCGGCACCGGGCGGGGCCTGGTCACGCGCGCGATGCGGCTGCTCATCGACTGGGCCGTCGAGGAACGCGGGATCCACCGGGTGGAGTGGATCGCCGCCTCGGCGAACGAGCCGAGTGTGAACGGCGCCCGGCGGCTGGGAATGACCCGGGACGCGGTGCTGCGGGAGAGCTTCCCCCACCGGGGAGTACGCCTCGACATGGAGGTCTGGTCGGTGCTCGCGCCCGACTGGCGGGCGGCCCGCGCGGGGACCGGCGGCTGA
- a CDS encoding helix-turn-helix transcriptional regulator, giving the protein MLGPVETRSVSPVFVGRADELGVLREALARAAGGSGARTPGTGEPQALLLGGEAGVGKTRLIEEFATVADREGAVFAVGGCVEIGADGLPFAPFSTALRALRRLLPDELAAAAAGQEDELARLLPELGETDRGRRPDEEGMARLFELTARLLERVAADRTVVLALEDLHWADASTRHLLAYLFRTLRSGRLVVVATYRADDIHRRHPLRPLLAELDRLRTVRRIELGRLTRAEVGRQIAGILAHEPDPAQVDEIFERSDGNAFFVEELAVAAHQGCRTGLTDTLRDLLLVRVEGLPESAQRIARIVAEGGSTVEYRLLAAVARLAEDDLIDALRAAVGANILLASPGGDGYRFRHSLVREAVSDDLLPGERSRFSRRYAEALEADPTLVPADERATRLASYWYHAHDAAKALPAVLDASVEARCRHAHSEQLRLLERAMELWEAAPEAVRAALRPVDYVEVFPPCGHDPAAPDLPAPLRYLDLMAEAAVAGRLSGERERALKITKRALHVLEDGCDPLRAAWFWVQRSRLVTAQARGDGWQELATARDLVRGLPPSEVHAEVLSLVAAWCMLHEPGPGALFAAERAVEYARMVGARDIELNARLTLGGLMVDAGDIEAGITEMYRVKEQVPTHGASLVAGRLHINLPSHLESVGRSREAVPILRQGTELARRNGLVDTEAWVWGNLAESLCSLGRWDEAAEAARNALGVGVSGKPSGSGALRLADLAVERGDLAEAARRLEAARAHFGTHDPMPQHALPLARSTIRVATEQGRLLDARTTLEQALEGGFPPGTQRYGWPLLLAAATAEADARGLPAAEAGRDKTVGGVREAARTLATGAPVWHAYERWVRAELRRAEGLSDPHDWTEVVSAFECLERPYDLARVRRRLAGSLLAAGAGEEERARATELLRLARAAADHLGARPLVDAVELLAQRARLALGKAPGPCAPDPVDPARALGLTGRERDVLRLVAAGRSNRQIAEELFISPKTASVHVSNILAKLGVSGRGEAAALAHRLRLFPQETPTARTAG; this is encoded by the coding sequence ATGCTCGGGCCCGTGGAGACCAGATCCGTCAGCCCCGTGTTCGTCGGCCGCGCGGACGAACTGGGCGTCCTGCGCGAGGCGCTCGCCCGTGCCGCCGGCGGCAGCGGTGCCCGGACGCCGGGAACCGGGGAACCGCAGGCGCTGCTCCTCGGTGGCGAGGCCGGGGTCGGGAAGACCCGGCTGATCGAGGAGTTCGCCACCGTCGCCGACCGCGAGGGCGCCGTCTTCGCGGTCGGCGGCTGCGTCGAGATCGGTGCCGACGGGCTGCCCTTCGCCCCGTTCTCCACCGCCCTGCGCGCCCTGCGCCGCCTGCTCCCCGACGAGCTCGCCGCGGCCGCCGCCGGACAGGAGGACGAGCTGGCCCGGCTGCTGCCCGAGCTCGGCGAGACGGACCGCGGCCGGCGCCCCGACGAGGAGGGCATGGCCCGCCTCTTCGAACTCACCGCCCGGCTCCTGGAACGCGTCGCCGCCGACCGCACCGTCGTCCTGGCCCTGGAGGACCTGCACTGGGCCGACGCCTCCACCCGCCACCTGCTGGCCTACCTCTTCCGCACGCTGCGCAGCGGGCGCCTGGTCGTCGTGGCCACCTACCGCGCCGACGACATCCACCGCCGCCACCCGCTGCGCCCCCTGCTCGCCGAACTGGACCGGCTGCGCACCGTCCGCCGCATCGAACTCGGCCGCCTCACGCGCGCCGAGGTCGGCCGCCAGATCGCCGGCATCCTCGCCCACGAACCCGACCCGGCGCAGGTCGACGAGATCTTCGAACGCTCCGACGGCAACGCCTTCTTCGTCGAGGAACTCGCCGTCGCCGCCCACCAGGGCTGCCGCACCGGCCTCACGGACACACTGCGCGACCTGCTCCTCGTACGCGTCGAAGGGCTGCCCGAGAGCGCCCAGCGCATCGCCCGGATCGTCGCCGAGGGCGGCTCCACCGTCGAGTACCGGCTGCTCGCCGCCGTGGCCCGGCTCGCCGAGGACGACCTCATCGACGCACTGCGCGCCGCCGTCGGCGCCAACATCCTGCTCGCCTCACCCGGCGGCGACGGCTACCGCTTCCGCCACTCCCTGGTCAGGGAGGCCGTCAGCGACGACCTGCTGCCCGGCGAACGCTCCCGCTTCAGCCGCCGCTACGCCGAGGCACTGGAGGCCGACCCCACCCTCGTCCCCGCCGACGAGCGCGCCACCCGCCTGGCCAGCTACTGGTACCACGCGCACGACGCCGCCAAGGCCCTGCCCGCCGTCCTGGACGCCTCCGTCGAGGCCCGCTGCCGGCACGCCCACTCCGAACAACTCCGGCTCCTGGAGCGGGCCATGGAGCTGTGGGAGGCGGCCCCGGAAGCCGTACGGGCCGCCCTGCGCCCCGTCGACTACGTGGAGGTGTTCCCGCCGTGCGGCCACGACCCGGCCGCCCCGGACCTCCCCGCACCCCTGCGCTATCTCGACCTGATGGCCGAGGCCGCCGTCGCGGGACGGCTGTCGGGGGAGCGCGAACGGGCCCTGAAGATCACCAAACGGGCGCTGCACGTCCTGGAGGACGGGTGCGATCCGCTGCGCGCCGCCTGGTTCTGGGTCCAGCGCTCCCGTCTCGTCACCGCCCAGGCGCGCGGCGACGGGTGGCAGGAACTCGCCACCGCCCGGGACCTGGTGCGCGGTCTGCCCCCGTCGGAGGTGCACGCCGAGGTGCTCTCCCTGGTCGCCGCCTGGTGCATGCTCCACGAACCGGGCCCCGGAGCCCTGTTCGCCGCAGAACGGGCCGTGGAGTACGCCCGTATGGTCGGCGCCCGGGACATCGAACTGAACGCCCGGCTCACCCTCGGCGGCCTCATGGTCGACGCGGGCGACATCGAGGCCGGCATCACCGAGATGTACCGGGTCAAGGAGCAGGTGCCGACGCACGGCGCCTCCCTCGTGGCGGGCCGCCTGCACATCAACCTGCCGTCCCACCTGGAGTCGGTCGGCCGCTCCCGCGAAGCCGTCCCGATCCTCCGCCAGGGCACCGAACTCGCCCGGCGGAACGGACTGGTGGACACCGAGGCCTGGGTGTGGGGCAACCTCGCCGAGTCGCTCTGCTCACTCGGCCGCTGGGACGAAGCCGCCGAGGCGGCCCGGAACGCACTGGGCGTGGGAGTCAGCGGAAAGCCGTCCGGCAGCGGCGCCCTGCGCCTCGCCGACCTCGCCGTGGAGCGCGGTGACCTCGCCGAGGCGGCCCGCCGGCTGGAGGCCGCCCGCGCCCACTTCGGCACCCACGACCCCATGCCGCAGCACGCCCTGCCGCTGGCGCGCAGCACGATCCGCGTCGCCACGGAACAGGGCCGGCTCCTCGACGCCCGGACCACCCTGGAACAGGCACTGGAGGGGGGCTTCCCGCCCGGCACCCAGCGCTACGGGTGGCCCCTGCTGCTCGCCGCCGCCACCGCGGAGGCCGACGCGCGCGGACTGCCCGCCGCCGAGGCGGGGCGCGACAAGACCGTGGGCGGCGTGCGGGAGGCCGCCAGGACACTGGCCACCGGAGCACCGGTCTGGCACGCGTACGAGCGGTGGGTGCGCGCCGAACTCCGGCGCGCCGAGGGCCTGTCCGACCCGCACGACTGGACCGAGGTCGTGTCGGCCTTCGAATGCCTGGAACGCCCCTACGACCTCGCCCGCGTCCGTCGCCGCCTCGCCGGCTCGCTGCTGGCCGCGGGCGCGGGCGAGGAGGAGCGGGCCCGTGCCACCGAGCTCCTGAGGCTGGCCCGGGCCGCGGCCGACCACCTCGGCGCCCGGCCGCTCGTCGACGCCGTCGAGCTGCTCGCCCAGCGGGCCCGGCTCGCCCTGGGCAAGGCCCCCGGTCCCTGCGCCCCGGACCCCGTCGACCCGGCCCGGGCCCTCGGGCTCACCGGCCGGGAACGCGACGTGCTGCGTCTGGTCGCGGCCGGCCGCAGCAACCGGCAGATCGCCGAGGAGCTCTTCATCTCCCCGAAGACCGCCAGCGTCCATGTGTCGAACATCCTGGCCAAGCTCGGCGTCTCGGGCCGGGGCGAGGCGGCGGCCCTGGCCCACCGGCTCCGGCTGTTCCCCCAGGAGACCCCCACTGCCCGGACGGCGGGCTGA
- the gatC gene encoding Asp-tRNA(Asn)/Glu-tRNA(Gln) amidotransferase subunit GatC translates to MPGITREEVAHLARLARLELKAEELDHFAGQLDDIIGAVARVSEVADQDVPPTSHPLPLTNVMRADEVRPSLTPEQALSGAPAQEQQRFKVPQILGED, encoded by the coding sequence ATGCCTGGCATCACGCGCGAGGAGGTCGCCCACCTCGCACGGCTGGCGCGTCTGGAGCTGAAGGCCGAAGAGCTCGACCACTTCGCCGGCCAGCTCGACGACATCATCGGCGCGGTCGCCCGCGTCAGCGAGGTCGCCGACCAAGACGTACCGCCGACCTCTCACCCGCTGCCGCTGACGAACGTCATGCGCGCGGACGAGGTCCGCCCGTCGCTCACCCCCGAGCAGGCGCTCTCCGGCGCCCCGGCCCAGGAGCAGCAGCGTTTCAAGGTGCCGCAGATCCTGGGGGAGGACTAA
- a CDS encoding DUF6191 domain-containing protein, whose amino-acid sequence MFDEIFAPGRKHTEDERKRLELTRVDLNDGDPGRGPIDLSSGKVVVRPPERERDEPPGPTEPASSDPHRPLPEPEGPAPDPEEASSGPDGPRDR is encoded by the coding sequence ATGTTCGACGAGATCTTCGCACCAGGACGCAAGCACACCGAGGACGAACGCAAACGGCTCGAACTGACCCGCGTGGACCTGAACGACGGCGACCCGGGCCGCGGTCCCATAGACCTCTCCTCGGGCAAGGTGGTCGTACGGCCTCCGGAACGGGAACGCGATGAGCCGCCCGGGCCGACGGAGCCCGCGTCGTCCGACCCGCATCGACCCCTCCCCGAGCCGGAGGGACCCGCGCCCGACCCGGAAGAAGCCTCCAGCGGTCCGGACGGCCCGCGAGACCGCTGA
- the gatA gene encoding Asp-tRNA(Asn)/Glu-tRNA(Gln) amidotransferase subunit GatA, giving the protein MTDTNVNIIRLTAAEIAARIAAGELTAVEVTEAHLARIEAVDEKVHAFLHVDREGALAQARAVDAKRERGEKLGPLAGVPLALKDIFTTEGIPTTVGSKILEGWIPPYDATVTKRLKDADVVILGKTNMDEFAMGSSTENSAYGPTGNPWDLSRVPGGSGGGSSAALASFEAPLAIGTDTGGSIRQPAAVTGTVGVKPTYGGVSRYGMVAFSSSLDQGGPCARTVLDAALLHEVIAGHDPLDSTSIDAPVPPVVEAARNGSVTGMRVGVVKQFRGEGYQAGVVQRFDEAVAVLKELGAEIVELDCPSFDLALSAYYLIAPSECSSNLARFDAMRYGLRVGDDGTRSAEEVTSLTREAGFGDEVKRRIMLGTYALSSGYYDAYYGSAQKVRTLITRDFEKSFEQVDVIVSPTTPTTAFAIGERADDPMAMYLADLCTIPTNLAGNAAMSLPCGLAPEDNLPVGLQIIAPAMKDDRLYRVGAAVEAAFVEKWGHPLIEEAPSL; this is encoded by the coding sequence ATGACGGACACCAACGTCAACATCATCAGGCTGACGGCCGCCGAGATCGCCGCGCGGATCGCCGCCGGCGAGCTCACGGCCGTCGAGGTCACCGAAGCCCACCTCGCCCGTATCGAGGCCGTCGACGAGAAGGTGCACGCCTTCCTGCACGTCGACCGGGAGGGCGCCCTGGCCCAGGCCCGCGCCGTCGACGCGAAGCGGGAGCGCGGCGAGAAGCTCGGCCCGCTCGCGGGCGTCCCCCTCGCGCTCAAGGACATCTTCACCACCGAGGGGATCCCGACCACCGTCGGTTCCAAGATCCTCGAAGGCTGGATCCCGCCCTACGACGCGACGGTGACCAAGCGGCTGAAGGACGCCGACGTCGTCATCCTCGGCAAGACCAACATGGACGAGTTCGCCATGGGGTCCTCCACCGAGAACAGCGCGTACGGCCCCACGGGCAACCCCTGGGACCTCAGCCGCGTCCCCGGCGGCTCGGGCGGCGGCTCCTCCGCCGCGCTCGCCTCCTTCGAGGCGCCGCTCGCCATCGGCACCGACACGGGCGGCTCCATCCGCCAGCCCGCGGCCGTCACCGGCACGGTCGGCGTCAAGCCCACGTACGGCGGGGTCTCCCGCTACGGCATGGTGGCGTTCTCCTCCTCCCTCGACCAGGGCGGCCCCTGCGCCCGTACGGTCCTGGACGCGGCCCTGCTGCACGAGGTCATCGCCGGGCACGACCCGCTCGACTCCACGTCCATCGACGCCCCGGTCCCCCCGGTCGTCGAGGCCGCCCGCAACGGCTCCGTCACGGGCATGCGCGTCGGCGTCGTCAAGCAGTTCCGCGGCGAGGGCTACCAGGCCGGAGTCGTGCAGCGCTTCGACGAGGCCGTCGCCGTGCTCAAGGAGCTCGGCGCCGAGATCGTCGAGCTGGACTGCCCGTCCTTCGACCTGGCGCTATCCGCGTACTACCTGATCGCGCCGTCCGAGTGCTCGTCCAACCTGGCCCGCTTCGACGCCATGCGCTACGGCCTGCGCGTCGGCGACGACGGCACGCGTTCCGCCGAGGAGGTCACCTCGCTCACCCGCGAGGCCGGCTTCGGCGACGAGGTCAAGCGCCGCATCATGCTCGGCACGTACGCCCTCAGCTCCGGCTACTACGACGCGTACTACGGCTCGGCGCAGAAGGTCCGTACGCTCATCACCCGCGACTTCGAGAAGTCGTTCGAGCAGGTGGACGTGATCGTCTCGCCGACCACGCCCACCACCGCCTTCGCGATCGGCGAGCGTGCCGACGACCCGATGGCGATGTACCTCGCCGACCTGTGCACCATCCCGACCAACCTGGCGGGCAACGCGGCCATGTCGCTGCCCTGTGGTCTCGCGCCGGAGGACAACCTCCCCGTCGGGCTGCAGATCATCGCCCCGGCGATGAAGGACGACCGGCTCTACAGGGTCGGCGCCGCCGTCGAGGCCGCCTTCGTGGAAAAGTGGGGGCACCCGCTGATCGAGGAGGCTCCGTCGTTGTGA
- a CDS encoding PQQ-dependent sugar dehydrogenase encodes MNSRTATSKGPLIVQRRVVKAALAAAALVVTAGCSSGGSGGGSATGGPDPSVSGPVTGSASSPRPTGTAAPAKGSVKVVRTVAEGLKSPWGLAPLPEGGLLVSSRDEGTITRVDEKTGRTTELGQVPGVAPAGEGGLLGIALSPDYASDHMVYAYLTTASDNRIVRMLYDPRKPPGGQLGAPDTIFKGIPKGMIHNGGRIAFGPDGMLYAGAGETGTRGLAQDRKALGGKILRMTPDGDPAPGNPFVGSVVYSYGHRNVQGLAWDDRQRLWASEFGQDTWDELNQIKPGDNYGWPVVEGRSGDPKYHDPVAQWHTDDASPSGIAYAGGSLWMAGLKGERLWRIPLAGTRAAAAPQSFLKGRYGRLRTVVPAGGDRLWLVTSETDGRGSPGKGDDRVLELEVK; translated from the coding sequence ATGAACAGTAGGACCGCCACGTCGAAGGGACCTCTGATCGTGCAACGTCGAGTGGTGAAGGCCGCGTTGGCCGCGGCCGCGCTGGTGGTGACGGCCGGCTGTTCCTCGGGCGGCTCGGGAGGCGGATCGGCGACGGGCGGTCCTGACCCGTCCGTGAGCGGTCCGGTCACGGGTTCGGCGTCCTCGCCGCGGCCGACCGGCACGGCCGCGCCCGCCAAGGGCTCGGTGAAGGTGGTGCGCACGGTCGCCGAGGGCCTCAAGTCGCCCTGGGGTCTCGCGCCGCTGCCGGAAGGCGGTCTTCTCGTCTCCTCGCGGGACGAGGGGACCATCACCCGGGTGGACGAGAAGACCGGCAGGACAACGGAGCTGGGCCAGGTGCCGGGGGTGGCCCCCGCCGGGGAGGGCGGCCTGCTCGGTATCGCGCTCTCCCCCGACTACGCCTCGGACCACATGGTCTACGCGTACCTGACGACGGCTTCGGACAACCGGATCGTCCGTATGCTGTACGACCCCCGGAAGCCCCCCGGCGGGCAGTTGGGCGCACCGGACACGATCTTCAAGGGCATTCCCAAGGGAATGATCCACAACGGCGGCCGGATCGCCTTCGGCCCGGACGGGATGCTGTACGCGGGGGCGGGTGAGACGGGCACCCGGGGGCTGGCCCAGGACAGGAAGGCGCTGGGCGGCAAGATCCTGCGGATGACGCCGGACGGGGATCCGGCGCCGGGCAACCCGTTCGTCGGTTCCGTCGTGTACTCGTACGGACACCGCAACGTCCAGGGTCTCGCCTGGGACGACAGGCAGCGGCTGTGGGCCTCGGAGTTCGGGCAGGACACCTGGGACGAGCTGAACCAGATCAAGCCCGGGGACAACTACGGCTGGCCGGTCGTCGAGGGCAGGAGCGGCGATCCGAAGTACCACGACCCGGTCGCCCAGTGGCACACGGACGACGCCTCCCCCAGCGGCATCGCCTATGCCGGGGGTTCCCTCTGGATGGCGGGGCTCAAGGGCGAGCGGCTGTGGCGGATCCCGCTGGCGGGCACCCGGGCCGCCGCCGCTCCGCAGTCCTTCCTGAAGGGCAGGTACGGGCGGCTGCGCACGGTGGTTCCGGCGGGCGGGGACAGGCTCTGGCTGGTCACGAGCGAGACGGACGGCCGGGGCAGCCCCGGCAAGGGGGACGACCGCGTCCTGGAGCTGGAGGTGAAGTAG
- a CDS encoding aldo/keto reductase: MERRTIGAATLEVGAVGLGCMPMSWAYTGSRQRGEESLRTVHAALDLGTTLLDTADMYGPFTNELLVGRALRERRAEAFVSTKVGLLVGEQHLVANGRPGYVRRACDASLRRLQTDVIDLYQLHRADPEVPVEETWGAMADLVAAGKVRSLGLCAVGARSARRPGARPHDGRSPAGRPHDGRPHDGTIRQLERLQQVFPVSAVEAELSVWSTEALDALLPWCAARGVGFLAAMPLGNGFLTGTLTPGGGFEPDDVRARHPRFTAEMMAANQPIVAGLRRVARRHGDGVTPAQVALAWVLSRGRQVVPVPGAKRARWAAENAGAAGLRLTAEDLAEVAGLPGAQGSWD, translated from the coding sequence GTGGAGCGCAGGACGATCGGCGCGGCGACGCTGGAGGTGGGGGCGGTCGGCCTCGGGTGCATGCCGATGAGCTGGGCGTACACCGGTTCGCGGCAGCGCGGTGAGGAGTCGCTGCGCACGGTGCACGCGGCGCTCGACCTCGGGACGACGTTGCTGGACACGGCCGACATGTACGGGCCCTTCACCAATGAGCTGCTGGTGGGGCGGGCGCTGCGGGAACGGCGTGCCGAGGCCTTCGTGTCGACGAAGGTGGGGCTGCTGGTGGGTGAGCAGCACCTCGTGGCCAATGGGCGTCCGGGTTATGTGCGGCGGGCCTGCGACGCGTCGTTGCGCCGGCTGCAGACGGACGTGATCGACCTCTACCAGCTGCACCGCGCGGACCCCGAGGTTCCGGTCGAGGAGACCTGGGGTGCGATGGCGGATCTCGTGGCGGCCGGAAAGGTGCGCTCGCTCGGGCTGTGCGCGGTCGGCGCGCGGTCCGCCCGGCGTCCGGGGGCGCGTCCGCACGACGGGCGGTCGCCTGCCGGACGGCCGCACGACGGGCGGCCGCACGACGGAACGATCCGGCAGCTGGAGCGGCTGCAGCAGGTCTTCCCGGTGAGCGCGGTGGAGGCCGAGCTGTCCGTCTGGTCGACGGAGGCGCTGGACGCGCTGCTGCCGTGGTGCGCCGCGCGCGGTGTGGGCTTCCTGGCGGCGATGCCGCTCGGCAACGGTTTCCTGACCGGGACGCTGACACCGGGCGGGGGCTTCGAGCCCGATGACGTGAGGGCCCGTCATCCCCGCTTCACGGCCGAGATGATGGCCGCCAACCAGCCGATCGTCGCCGGGCTGCGGCGGGTCGCCCGACGGCACGGGGACGGGGTCACCCCGGCCCAGGTGGCGCTGGCCTGGGTGCTCTCCCGGGGCCGGCAGGTGGTTCCGGTGCCCGGGGCCAAGCGGGCGCGCTGGGCGGCGGAGAACGCGGGGGCGGCCGGGCTGCGGCTGACGGCGGAGGATCTGGCGGAGGTGGCCGGGCTGCCCGGAGCGCAGGGGTCGTGGGACTGA
- a CDS encoding 2-hydroxyacid dehydrogenase has protein sequence MTSDVWLPFHADDLKGLPEGLDYRFWNGGQEFPADPADCVFYVVPYMKPPAVGRRPMAEMTSVQAVQTLSAGVDHVLEGVKSLRPGVQLCNAKGVHEASTGELALTLILASLRGIPDFVRAQDKGEWRTGFRPALADKSVLIVGYGSIGSAIEDRLVPFEVARVARVARSERTTARGPVHPLTELPALLPEADVVVLSTPLTDSTRGLVDAEFLARMKDGALLVNVARGAVVDTKALLAELESGRLTAALDVTDPEPLPLGHPLWQAPGVLVSPHVGGPTSAFLPRAERLLVGQLTRFVNREPLANVVLTTGT, from the coding sequence ATGACTTCCGATGTGTGGCTTCCCTTTCACGCCGACGATCTCAAGGGCCTGCCCGAAGGCCTCGACTACCGCTTCTGGAACGGCGGTCAGGAGTTCCCCGCGGACCCGGCCGACTGCGTCTTCTACGTGGTGCCCTACATGAAGCCGCCCGCCGTGGGCCGGCGGCCGATGGCCGAAATGACCTCCGTACAGGCCGTGCAGACCCTCTCCGCCGGGGTCGACCACGTCCTGGAGGGCGTCAAGTCCCTGCGGCCCGGGGTGCAGTTGTGCAACGCCAAGGGGGTGCACGAGGCGAGCACCGGCGAGCTCGCCCTCACCCTGATCCTCGCCTCGCTGCGGGGCATCCCCGACTTCGTACGGGCCCAGGACAAGGGGGAGTGGCGCACCGGGTTCCGTCCCGCGCTCGCCGACAAGTCCGTGCTGATCGTGGGATACGGGTCGATCGGGTCCGCGATCGAGGACCGGCTCGTGCCCTTCGAGGTGGCGCGGGTGGCGCGCGTCGCGCGCTCCGAGCGCACCACGGCGCGCGGTCCGGTGCACCCACTCACGGAACTTCCCGCGCTGCTCCCCGAGGCCGACGTCGTGGTGCTCTCCACCCCCCTCACCGACAGCACGCGCGGACTGGTGGACGCCGAGTTCCTGGCCCGTATGAAGGACGGCGCGCTGCTGGTCAACGTCGCCCGCGGCGCGGTCGTCGACACCAAGGCCCTGCTCGCGGAGCTGGAGAGCGGACGCCTCACCGCCGCCCTGGACGTCACCGACCCCGAGCCGCTGCCCCTGGGGCACCCTCTGTGGCAGGCGCCCGGCGTGCTCGTCAGCCCGCACGTCGGCGGCCCCACGTCGGCGTTCCTGCCGCGCGCCGAGCGGTTGCTGGTCGGTCAGTTGACGCGGTTCGTGAACCGGGAACCGCTCGCCAACGTGGTCCTCACCACGGGCACGTAG